The following coding sequences lie in one Cyanobacterium sp. Dongsha4 genomic window:
- a CDS encoding NAD(P)/FAD-dependent oxidoreductase, with the protein MRLSSKNLDTRLDTVYDVIVVGGGMGGLSAAIYLARYGLKCLVIEKGKGRSIWMQDLRNYVGLDPDTPGRDIVNHGTKQAVDWGADHLRGYVEDVTDEGETFAVKVKVGKKDSIYPVFRSKYLIAASGVIDVLPQLDDMQNVYDYAGYTLHVCMICDGFDMWDQKAVLIVGRESQINAAFVLNWFTPYITVLTHGLCTVSDEMKQKLAEHGYPLYESAIARFVGEDHKMQGVELVDGTFIEATTGLINMGSIYHNHYLKGIEGLEWDGENLVTNDMAQTSHDRIFALGDLKKGLNQVSVAVADGTLAATQIWRNIRRQSPARKWEENLVKI; encoded by the coding sequence ATGAGATTATCCAGCAAAAATTTAGATACTCGTTTGGATACAGTTTATGATGTCATTGTGGTTGGTGGTGGCATGGGAGGTTTATCGGCGGCTATCTACTTAGCTAGGTATGGTTTGAAATGTCTAGTCATCGAAAAAGGTAAAGGGCGCTCAATATGGATGCAGGATTTACGTAATTATGTGGGTCTTGATCCTGATACCCCCGGTAGAGATATTGTTAATCATGGCACGAAACAAGCCGTTGACTGGGGTGCAGACCATTTAAGAGGTTACGTAGAAGATGTCACAGACGAGGGAGAAACTTTTGCTGTTAAGGTTAAGGTTGGCAAAAAAGACAGTATTTATCCAGTTTTCCGCAGTAAGTATTTAATTGCCGCTTCAGGGGTAATTGATGTTTTACCCCAATTAGATGATATGCAAAATGTTTATGATTATGCTGGATACACGCTCCATGTGTGCATGATTTGTGATGGTTTTGATATGTGGGATCAAAAGGCTGTCTTAATTGTTGGCAGAGAATCCCAGATAAATGCGGCATTTGTACTCAATTGGTTTACCCCTTACATTACTGTTTTAACTCATGGTTTATGCACTGTTAGCGACGAAATGAAACAGAAATTGGCAGAACATGGTTATCCCTTATATGAAAGTGCGATCGCACGTTTTGTGGGAGAAGACCATAAAATGCAAGGGGTAGAATTAGTTGACGGAACTTTTATTGAGGCAACAACAGGTTTAATTAATATGGGTTCAATTTATCATAATCACTATCTCAAAGGTATAGAAGGCTTAGAATGGGATGGAGAAAACCTTGTTACCAATGATATGGCACAAACAAGCCACGATCGCATCTTCGCTTTGGGAGACTTGAAAAAAGGCTTAAATCAGGTATCTGTTGCCGTAGCAGATGGAACTTTAGCCGCCACTCAAATTTGGCGTAACATTCGCCGTCAATCACCAGCAAGAAAATGGGAAGAGAATTTAGTTAAAATTTAA
- a CDS encoding peroxiredoxin: MAVLERVPDVVFKTRVRDESIQPNPYRWEDKTTQDIFGGKKVVVFSLPGAFTPTCSSNHLPRYEELYDEFKALGVDEIICVSVNDAFVMFKWGKEIGAKNVFLLPDGNGEFTRKMGMLVDKSNLGFGLRSWRYSMLVNDCKIEKIFVEPNFSDNCPTDPFEVSDADTMLAYLKGEQPQGVSEPRKEFVG, translated from the coding sequence ATGGCAGTACTTGAAAGAGTTCCTGACGTAGTATTTAAAACCCGTGTCCGTGACGAATCTATTCAACCTAATCCTTATCGTTGGGAAGACAAAACCACTCAAGATATTTTCGGTGGTAAAAAAGTAGTAGTATTCTCTTTACCCGGTGCATTTACTCCTACTTGTTCTTCCAATCACCTTCCTCGTTACGAAGAATTATACGATGAGTTCAAGGCTTTAGGAGTAGATGAAATTATTTGCGTTTCTGTCAATGATGCCTTTGTTATGTTCAAATGGGGTAAAGAAATCGGAGCAAAAAATGTTTTCTTACTTCCCGATGGTAATGGTGAATTCACCCGTAAAATGGGGATGTTAGTTGATAAATCTAATCTCGGTTTTGGTTTAAGATCTTGGCGTTATTCTATGCTTGTTAACGACTGTAAGATCGAAAAAATCTTCGTTGAGCCTAATTTCTCTGATAACTGTCCTACTGATCCTTTTGAGGTTTCCGACGCTGACACCATGTTAGCTTACCTCAAAGGAGAACAACCTCAAGGAGTTTCTGAGCCTCGTAAAGAATTCGTAGGTTAA
- a CDS encoding Fur family transcriptional regulator, giving the protein MVISKDNIIKTLKSKGLRVTPQRFAVYSNLLHRCDHPTAEQILTDLNQEVPTLSQATVYLSLQTLQNVGLVKEVLLEEGVCRYDANVAPHHHFLCECCGEIEDIPWDSLTGININNLRQGLKVDRFEVTVYGRCDRCSDGN; this is encoded by the coding sequence ATGGTTATAAGCAAAGATAATATTATCAAAACATTGAAATCAAAAGGATTGAGGGTAACACCCCAAAGATTTGCGGTTTACTCCAATTTACTTCATAGGTGTGATCATCCTACTGCTGAACAGATTCTTACGGACTTAAATCAAGAAGTGCCAACTCTTTCTCAGGCAACGGTATATCTTTCTTTACAGACTCTTCAAAATGTCGGTTTAGTTAAAGAGGTTTTATTAGAGGAGGGTGTTTGTCGTTATGATGCTAATGTTGCTCCTCATCATCATTTTCTCTGTGAGTGTTGTGGGGAAATAGAGGATATTCCTTGGGATAGTTTAACGGGTATCAATATCAATAACTTACGTCAGGGCTTGAAAGTTGATCGCTTTGAAGTAACGGTTTATGGTAGATGCGATCGCTGTTCTGATGGTAATTAA
- a CDS encoding gamma-glutamylcyclotransferase family protein translates to MLKVFVYGTLKPSGKYYKIYCQGKTINEVKCWTKGKLYDLPVGYPAMAEGEEKVYGYLLSFASFKHLNNLDKLEGYTGIDNSPLNEYERRKIIVYSDDNQPIDEAWCYFMKESAIASLNGVFLPSGWWEFN, encoded by the coding sequence ATGTTAAAAGTTTTTGTTTATGGCACATTAAAACCCTCTGGAAAATACTATAAAATTTATTGTCAAGGAAAAACCATTAATGAGGTGAAGTGTTGGACAAAAGGCAAATTGTATGATTTACCTGTAGGTTATCCTGCTATGGCTGAAGGAGAAGAAAAAGTTTATGGCTATCTACTATCTTTCGCTTCTTTTAAACACTTAAATAATCTTGATAAGTTGGAGGGTTATACAGGAATTGATAATTCCCCTTTGAATGAATATGAACGGCGAAAAATAATTGTTTATAGCGATGATAATCAACCCATAGATGAGGCTTGGTGCTACTTTATGAAAGAGAGTGCGATCGCATCTTTAAATGGTGTTTTTTTACCATCTGGATGGTGGGAATTTAATTAA
- a CDS encoding ABC transporter permease, protein MFYIIKRLLQGLLTLLLASILSFAIIQLAPGDYLDNLRQNPTISQETIEELKIRFGLDKSAIEQYWLWFKQVITHFDFGESFVYSRSVSSLILERIPATLLLACSSIIITWAIALPLGTISAVKQNTFTDRFLRVISYFGQGFPSFITALLLLILAQYLSPLFPVGGMTSINHAELSTGGKILDIAWHMILPTIALSITSFAGLQRLTRGQLLDVLRQDYIQTARAKGLPENKVIYVHALRNAINPLITLLGFEFASLLSGSFIAEYFFNWPGLGRLILQAVQAQDLYLVMASLMMGATMLIIGNLFADILLTVVDPRIRLDNLD, encoded by the coding sequence ATGTTTTACATTATCAAAAGATTACTGCAAGGATTATTAACCTTATTGTTAGCATCTATACTAAGTTTTGCAATTATTCAACTAGCCCCCGGAGACTATTTAGATAATTTACGACAGAATCCAACCATATCTCAAGAAACCATTGAAGAATTAAAAATTCGTTTTGGATTAGATAAATCAGCGATTGAGCAGTATTGGTTATGGTTTAAACAAGTGATTACGCATTTTGACTTTGGAGAAAGTTTTGTTTATTCCCGTTCTGTTTCGAGTTTGATTTTAGAGCGTATCCCCGCCACTTTACTGTTGGCTTGTTCTTCTATCATTATTACTTGGGCGATCGCACTTCCCCTCGGAACTATTAGTGCAGTAAAACAAAATACATTTACTGATCGATTTTTGAGAGTTATCAGTTACTTTGGTCAAGGATTTCCTAGTTTTATCACCGCCTTATTATTACTAATTTTGGCTCAATATCTTTCCCCTTTATTTCCCGTAGGAGGTATGACAAGTATCAATCATGCCGAGTTATCAACAGGGGGTAAAATTCTTGACATAGCATGGCACATGATATTACCCACCATTGCCTTAAGTATAACCAGTTTTGCAGGATTACAAAGACTAACTAGAGGGCAACTCCTAGATGTTTTAAGACAAGACTACATTCAAACAGCCAGAGCCAAGGGTTTACCAGAAAATAAAGTTATTTACGTCCATGCGTTACGCAATGCTATCAATCCATTAATCACTTTATTAGGGTTTGAATTTGCCAGTTTATTAAGTGGTTCATTCATTGCCGAATACTTTTTTAATTGGCCTGGGTTAGGTCGCCTAATCTTACAAGCAGTACAAGCTCAAGACTTATACTTAGTCATGGCAAGTCTGATGATGGGGGCAACAATGCTGATCATTGGTAATCTTTTCGCTGATATATTATTAACTGTTGTTGATCCTCGTATTCGATTGGATAATCTTGATTAA
- a CDS encoding collagen-like protein, protein MTISNHKYLGTVMGWLSKVLVLTFFLSAIDAFSLIKPQATMCWLKVSANQIVGFGQNGKDGIDGNNGDTGKDSESLTIFADGSPLNLNLSGQDGLTGENGSAGENAICENQPVNVNYNLVGADGGDGGTGGNGGDGGGGGSLTIYSTDKNYLEQIYVQAGGGKGGEAGRGGNGGQGCQCPQPYWTVEFCNGRPGSPDYSCGTKEFRCLNGENGKNGRSGRDGRDGKLGTLTLINSDKPLPPDRISASVKMNELKSRGFSLSKNVWEVRSGATSLFAPNSVIDDQYLELVERIENSVVLIWNAPQSFDSFADRTLTLELKDDRSVDIKVPSDIWLQTNTIPKRNVTELFVFNAIRADEATKLKSEGISGSGLSVQWELTDTAQRSDLISSSFYLKYSVSNSGEARFRPVSDYTLRFEGEIPPQMVRYSNNRFILDIGQLPIDPRYLEPDRAIQLDLTVTRTFGDNSATQTLTERTILGPFN, encoded by the coding sequence TTGACTATTAGTAATCATAAATATTTAGGTACTGTCATGGGTTGGTTAAGCAAGGTTTTAGTGTTGACATTTTTCCTGAGTGCGATCGATGCTTTTTCTCTCATTAAGCCTCAAGCAACGATGTGTTGGTTAAAAGTTTCTGCTAATCAAATTGTTGGTTTTGGGCAGAATGGGAAGGATGGAATTGACGGAAATAATGGAGATACGGGCAAAGATAGCGAATCGCTAACAATTTTTGCCGATGGTTCTCCTCTCAATCTCAATTTATCTGGACAAGATGGATTAACAGGAGAAAATGGAAGTGCGGGGGAAAATGCCATTTGTGAAAACCAACCCGTCAACGTTAACTATAATTTAGTCGGTGCTGATGGCGGTGATGGCGGCACTGGTGGAAATGGAGGTGATGGAGGAGGAGGGGGTTCTTTAACTATTTATAGTACTGATAAAAACTATCTAGAGCAGATTTATGTTCAAGCTGGAGGGGGTAAGGGAGGAGAAGCAGGAAGAGGTGGAAATGGAGGTCAAGGTTGTCAGTGTCCTCAGCCTTATTGGACTGTAGAATTTTGCAATGGTCGCCCCGGTAGTCCTGACTATAGTTGTGGCACAAAAGAATTTAGATGTTTAAATGGAGAAAATGGGAAAAATGGGCGATCGGGTCGAGATGGTAGAGATGGTAAACTAGGCACTTTAACTCTTATTAATAGCGATAAACCCTTACCCCCCGATCGCATCAGTGCTTCTGTCAAAATGAATGAATTAAAAAGTCGTGGTTTTAGTTTGTCAAAAAATGTATGGGAAGTTCGTAGTGGTGCAACTTCATTATTTGCCCCCAATTCTGTAATTGATGACCAATATTTGGAGTTAGTAGAAAGAATTGAAAATTCAGTGGTTTTAATTTGGAATGCCCCTCAATCTTTTGACTCTTTTGCCGATCGCACCCTTACCCTTGAACTAAAAGACGATCGCAGTGTTGATATAAAAGTACCGTCAGATATTTGGTTACAAACTAACACTATTCCCAAAAGAAATGTAACCGAATTATTTGTTTTTAATGCCATTAGGGCGGATGAAGCCACGAAGTTAAAAAGTGAAGGAATTTCTGGTTCAGGCTTAAGTGTACAATGGGAGTTAACAGACACAGCCCAACGCTCGGATTTAATTTCTAGTAGCTTTTATCTCAAATATAGTGTTTCCAATTCTGGAGAAGCTCGTTTTCGTCCTGTTAGTGACTATACTCTGCGTTTTGAAGGAGAAATCCCACCCCAAATGGTACGCTATAGCAATAATCGCTTTATTCTCGATATTGGACAACTTCCCATTGATCCTCGTTATTTAGAGCCAGACAGGGCGATACAATTAGATTTAACTGTTACTAGAACCTTTGGAGATAACTCCGCCACTCAAACTCTTACGGAGAGAACTATTTTAGGACCATTTAATTAA
- the kaiC gene encoding circadian clock protein KaiC codes for MSQGAELETDYIEKLETGIPGFDFLAEGGLPKGRATLISGTAGSAKTVFACQFLVEGIKKGENGVFITFEESPKAIRKNMRGFGWNIKEWEENRQWAFVDASPQPGETPMVSGKYDLGALIARIEYAIRKYSAQRVSLDSLGAIFSHLADSAQVRSDLFRLASALRELEVTAIMTAERTEEYGEISRFGVEEFVADNVVILRNVLNDEKRRRTIEILKYRGTDHQKGEYPFTIIKGKGAVIIPLSAIELEQHSSNIRITSGSKELDKMCGGGFFRDSIILVSGATGTGKTLMVTEFMAGGVENNERCLVFAFEESREQLFRNATGWGVDFEKMEKEGKLKVVCRYPETTGLENHLINMKDTIQTFKPNRVAVDSLSALERVSTLKGFREFIIGLTSFIKQQEIGGLFTSTTPTLLGGSSITEAHISTITDSIILLRYVEMYGEMRRGITVLKMRGSMHDKDIREFTIDNRGMHIGHPFRNVTGILAGTPMYTTQSEVERLTNLFDE; via the coding sequence ATGAGTCAAGGTGCAGAATTAGAGACTGACTACATAGAAAAACTAGAAACAGGAATCCCCGGATTTGACTTCTTAGCTGAAGGTGGACTGCCAAAAGGCAGGGCGACTCTCATTTCAGGTACGGCAGGAAGTGCAAAAACGGTCTTTGCTTGTCAATTTTTAGTCGAGGGCATAAAAAAAGGAGAAAACGGAGTATTTATCACCTTTGAAGAATCACCCAAAGCAATTAGAAAAAATATGCGGGGATTTGGTTGGAATATCAAAGAGTGGGAAGAAAATAGACAATGGGCATTCGTTGACGCTTCTCCTCAACCCGGTGAAACACCTATGGTAAGCGGAAAATATGATTTGGGTGCTTTAATTGCTCGTATAGAATACGCTATTCGCAAATATTCTGCCCAAAGAGTTTCTCTTGATTCTTTAGGAGCTATTTTTAGTCATCTTGCCGATAGCGCCCAAGTGAGAAGTGATTTATTCCGTTTAGCATCCGCACTCAGAGAGTTAGAAGTAACCGCTATTATGACGGCTGAACGTACAGAAGAATATGGAGAAATTAGTCGTTTTGGCGTAGAGGAATTCGTTGCCGATAATGTGGTGATTTTACGCAATGTGTTGAATGATGAAAAACGTCGTCGTACGATCGAAATTCTTAAATATAGAGGTACAGATCACCAAAAAGGCGAATATCCTTTTACCATCATTAAAGGTAAAGGAGCGGTAATCATACCCTTATCCGCGATCGAACTTGAGCAACATTCTTCTAACATACGCATTACATCGGGTAGTAAAGAACTAGATAAAATGTGCGGTGGTGGATTTTTCCGTGACTCTATTATTCTCGTATCTGGGGCAACAGGTACAGGCAAAACCTTAATGGTGACGGAATTTATGGCAGGTGGAGTTGAAAATAATGAACGTTGTTTAGTATTTGCCTTTGAAGAAAGTAGAGAACAATTATTCAGAAATGCCACTGGTTGGGGAGTGGACTTTGAAAAAATGGAAAAAGAAGGCAAATTAAAAGTTGTCTGTCGCTACCCTGAAACCACTGGTTTAGAAAACCATCTCATCAATATGAAAGATACTATCCAAACCTTTAAACCTAATCGGGTTGCTGTGGATAGTCTCAGTGCTTTAGAAAGGGTATCTACCCTAAAAGGATTTAGAGAATTTATTATTGGTTTAACCTCTTTTATCAAACAACAAGAAATCGGCGGTTTATTCACTTCTACTACTCCCACACTTTTAGGTGGTTCATCCATTACAGAAGCCCATATTTCCACTATCACTGACTCTATAATTCTTTTGCGCTATGTGGAAATGTACGGGGAAATGCGTCGAGGCATCACTGTTTTAAAAATGCGTGGCTCAATGCACGATAAAGATATTAGAGAGTTTACCATTGATAATAGAGGAATGCACATAGGTCATCCTTTCCGTAATGTAACAGGTATTTTAGCAGGTACGCCTATGTACACCACTCAATCTGAAGTAGAACGTCTTACTAATCTATTTGACGAATAA
- a CDS encoding alpha/beta hydrolase, whose product MTLDVISHNPTNNKSPEFVFVLLHGWGANYHDLIALIPMLNLPSCLFLFPNAPYLHPQVPGGRAWYELDNNNEGISASLDQFYRWLLSLEDTTNLPLSKTFVGGFSQGGAMSLDVGLQLPVAGVISLSGYLHFEPTSDRNPFPPTFMSHGTQDAVIPIESARVARKKLENVGVNLTYHEFDIGHEIIPAQAHLIHDFILKVVA is encoded by the coding sequence ATGACTTTAGACGTAATTTCTCATAATCCTACTAATAATAAATCTCCAGAGTTTGTTTTTGTCTTACTCCATGGCTGGGGTGCTAATTATCACGATTTAATAGCCCTCATTCCAATGTTAAATTTACCATCTTGTTTATTTCTTTTTCCCAATGCTCCCTATCTTCATCCTCAAGTGCCGGGAGGAAGGGCTTGGTATGAATTAGACAACAATAATGAGGGTATTTCTGCTAGTTTAGATCAATTTTATCGATGGTTATTGTCTTTGGAAGATACAACTAATCTACCTTTAAGCAAAACCTTTGTAGGAGGCTTTTCCCAAGGAGGAGCGATGAGTTTAGATGTGGGCTTACAATTACCCGTAGCTGGAGTTATTAGTTTGAGTGGCTACCTACATTTTGAACCCACCAGCGACAGAAATCCTTTTCCTCCTACTTTCATGTCTCATGGTACACAAGATGCGGTTATTCCCATAGAATCTGCCCGTGTGGCACGGAAAAAACTAGAAAATGTGGGAGTTAATCTCACTTATCATGAGTTTGACATTGGTCACGAAATCATACCCGCTCAAGCCCATCTAATACATGATTTTATTCTTAAGGTCGTAGCTTAA
- a CDS encoding heme oxygenase (biliverdin-producing): MTVNLATMLKEGTKKSHSMAENMGFIKCFLKGVVEKNSYRKLAANLYFVYGAMEEEMERLKDHPIVGKIYFPELNRQPSLAKDLQFYYGANWKNEIQITPAGQAYVDRIHEIANNQPELFAAHSYTRYLGDLSGGQILKNIAQKAMNLDGEGTAFYEFETISDEKAFKNMYRQALNDLPVDEATAEKIVDEANDAFAMNMKMFQELEGNLIMAIGKMLFNTLTSRRRRGSTESDNQGELATQR, translated from the coding sequence ATGACAGTTAATCTAGCCACAATGTTAAAAGAAGGTACGAAAAAATCCCATTCTATGGCAGAAAATATGGGGTTTATTAAGTGCTTTCTTAAAGGGGTAGTTGAGAAAAATTCCTATCGTAAGTTAGCGGCAAATCTTTATTTCGTTTATGGGGCAATGGAAGAAGAAATGGAACGCTTAAAAGACCACCCCATTGTTGGTAAAATTTATTTTCCTGAGTTAAATCGTCAGCCTAGTTTAGCTAAAGATTTACAGTTCTATTATGGAGCTAACTGGAAAAACGAAATTCAAATTACTCCAGCAGGACAAGCATACGTCGATCGCATCCATGAAATTGCAAATAACCAACCTGAATTGTTTGCGGCACATTCTTACACTCGTTATTTAGGAGACCTTTCTGGGGGTCAAATATTGAAAAATATTGCCCAAAAAGCAATGAATTTGGATGGAGAAGGTACTGCTTTTTATGAGTTTGAAACCATCAGCGATGAAAAAGCCTTCAAAAATATGTATCGTCAAGCCTTAAATGATTTACCTGTGGATGAAGCAACTGCAGAGAAAATTGTGGATGAAGCTAATGATGCTTTTGCTATGAATATGAAAATGTTCCAAGAATTAGAAGGTAACTTAATCATGGCTATTGGTAAAATGTTGTTTAACACCCTCACATCTCGCCGTCGTCGTGGTAGCACTGAGTCAGATAATCAAGGAGAATTAGCGACTCAACGTTAA
- the psb35 gene encoding photosystem II assembly protein Psb35: MELLIQLTAETSHFPVTAVSVLIVGFIAAVGIGSIAWYNSNRVVGWKGEGEKPEQNYNKREKSANYDRNITSAETAARIRREGENFKSIPESDTSTDTTGGYTVSREGLVNNYAVEPEMYVNQPGDLREKEEAEKVARAKELKEVNSSDGDKGVGVV; this comes from the coding sequence ATGGAATTATTAATACAACTTACCGCCGAAACCAGCCATTTTCCCGTTACTGCCGTGAGTGTTTTAATTGTAGGTTTTATTGCCGCAGTGGGTATAGGCTCGATCGCATGGTATAATTCTAACCGTGTTGTGGGTTGGAAAGGTGAAGGAGAAAAACCTGAACAGAATTACAATAAAAGAGAAAAATCCGCAAACTACGATCGCAATATTACCTCCGCAGAAACTGCCGCACGTATTAGAAGAGAAGGAGAAAACTTTAAATCAATTCCTGAGTCTGATACTTCCACTGACACTACTGGTGGTTATACCGTTAGCAGAGAAGGTTTAGTGAATAATTATGCCGTAGAACCTGAAATGTATGTTAATCAACCCGGAGACTTAAGAGAAAAAGAAGAAGCGGAGAAAGTTGCAAGGGCAAAAGAATTGAAAGAGGTTAACAGTAGTGATGGAGACAAAGGGGTTGGAGTAGTATAA
- the pds gene encoding 15-cis-phytoene desaturase, translated as MRVAIAGAGLAGLSCAKYLADAGHTPIVLERRDVLGGKVAAWKDEDGDWYETGLHIFFGAYPNMLQLFHELGIEDRLQWKEHTMIFNQPEKPGTYSRFDFPDIPAPLNGLVAILRNNDMLTWGEKIKFGMGLLPAIIQGQDYVEEMDKYSWSEWMAKQNIPSRIEKEVFIAMSKALNFINPDEISATILLTALNRFLQEKNGSKMAFLDGSPTERLCQPIVDYITERGGEVRLNAPLKEILLNEDGSVKGFLIRGLNGEADEVFEADLYVSAMPVDPLKVILPSTWKEMSFFQKLDGLEGVPVINLHLWFDRKLTDIDHLLFSRSPLLSVYADMSNTCKEYSNPDRSMLELVLAPAAEWISKSDEEIIEATMQELRQLFPQHFTGENQAKLLKSHVVKTPRSVYKATPGRQAYRPDQKTPISNFYLAGDFTMQKYLGSMEGAVLSGKQAAQVISKDFPATVAKSKSEPSLV; from the coding sequence ATGCGAGTAGCCATAGCAGGTGCTGGATTAGCTGGACTTTCTTGCGCTAAATACTTAGCGGATGCAGGACACACCCCCATTGTACTCGAACGTAGAGACGTATTGGGAGGAAAAGTTGCGGCATGGAAAGACGAAGATGGAGATTGGTACGAAACTGGACTTCATATTTTTTTTGGGGCTTATCCCAATATGTTGCAATTATTTCACGAGTTAGGTATTGAAGATCGCCTTCAGTGGAAAGAGCATACAATGATTTTTAACCAACCAGAAAAACCGGGGACTTATTCAAGATTTGACTTTCCAGATATACCCGCTCCCTTAAATGGTTTAGTAGCAATTTTGCGTAACAACGATATGTTAACTTGGGGAGAAAAAATTAAGTTTGGTATGGGTTTATTACCTGCTATCATTCAGGGACAAGACTATGTAGAAGAAATGGATAAATACTCATGGTCTGAGTGGATGGCAAAACAAAATATCCCTTCCCGTATCGAAAAAGAAGTATTTATAGCCATGTCAAAGGCTTTAAACTTTATCAACCCTGATGAAATTTCCGCCACAATTCTCTTAACTGCCTTAAATCGCTTTTTACAAGAGAAAAACGGTTCAAAAATGGCGTTTTTAGACGGTTCACCTACAGAAAGACTTTGTCAGCCCATCGTTGACTATATTACAGAAAGAGGGGGAGAAGTACGTTTAAATGCTCCTTTGAAAGAGATTTTATTGAATGAAGATGGTAGTGTTAAAGGGTTTTTAATTAGAGGTTTAAACGGCGAGGCTGATGAGGTATTTGAAGCTGATTTATACGTTTCTGCCATGCCCGTTGATCCTCTCAAAGTTATTTTACCTTCTACTTGGAAAGAAATGTCCTTTTTCCAAAAATTAGACGGTTTAGAGGGTGTGCCTGTAATTAATTTACATCTGTGGTTCGATCGCAAATTAACCGATATAGATCATTTATTATTTTCTCGATCGCCCCTTTTGAGTGTTTATGCAGACATGAGCAACACCTGTAAAGAATACAGTAACCCCGATCGCTCCATGTTAGAATTAGTTTTAGCACCTGCCGCCGAATGGATTAGTAAGTCTGACGAAGAAATAATCGAAGCAACCATGCAGGAATTAAGACAACTATTTCCCCAACATTTCACAGGGGAAAATCAAGCAAAACTACTAAAATCTCATGTAGTCAAAACACCACGCTCTGTATATAAAGCGACACCAGGAAGACAAGCATATCGCCCAGATCAAAAAACTCCTATTTCTAACTTTTATTTAGCAGGGGATTTCACCATGCAAAAATATTTAGGAAGTATGGAGGGTGCAGTTTTATCAGGAAAACAAGCGGCACAAGTTATCAGTAAAGACTTTCCAGCCACTGTAGCGAAATCTAAATCTGAGCCTTCTTTAGTTTAG
- the crtB gene encoding 15-cis-phytoene synthase CrtB — protein MLQLPKKLQPKQPLASLEESYEYCRQVTAKYSKTFYLGTLLMPKEKRSAIWAIYVWCRRTDELVDGPQAKLTTPETLDLWEQQLESVFAGQPIDDPDVALVDTLKRYPMDIQPFKDMIAGQRMDLYRNRYETFEDLYLYCYRVAGTVGLMSSSVLGVDNSYKNAPWYDKTVYIPEKEAIALGIANQLTNILRDVGEDIGRGRIYLPLEDLDRFNYTQEDLFNKVIDERWYNLMKFQINRAKEYYQQAESGIKSLNPDGRWPVWSALMLYQGILDVIAKNNYDVFNRRAFVPTPNKIIYLPVAWLRAQAL, from the coding sequence ATGCTGCAACTGCCTAAAAAATTACAACCAAAACAACCTCTTGCCAGTTTGGAAGAATCTTATGAATATTGTCGTCAAGTTACGGCGAAATATTCTAAAACTTTTTATTTGGGTACATTGCTAATGCCTAAAGAAAAAAGAAGTGCTATTTGGGCTATTTATGTTTGGTGTCGCCGTACAGATGAACTGGTAGATGGACCTCAAGCCAAATTGACAACCCCCGAAACTCTTGATTTGTGGGAGCAACAACTAGAGTCGGTATTTGCGGGACAACCTATAGATGATCCAGATGTGGCCTTGGTGGATACCCTAAAGCGTTATCCGATGGATATTCAACCTTTTAAGGATATGATTGCGGGTCAAAGAATGGATCTTTATCGTAACCGTTATGAAACTTTTGAGGATTTATATCTCTACTGTTACCGAGTCGCTGGAACTGTAGGGCTCATGTCTTCTTCTGTACTAGGGGTTGATAACTCTTATAAAAATGCTCCTTGGTATGATAAAACCGTCTATATACCCGAAAAAGAAGCGATCGCACTTGGTATCGCCAATCAATTAACCAATATTCTCCGAGACGTTGGGGAAGATATTGGCAGGGGAAGAATTTATCTACCGTTGGAAGATTTAGATAGATTTAATTATACTCAAGAGGATTTATTCAACAAAGTCATCGATGAGCGTTGGTATAACTTAATGAAATTCCAAATCAACCGTGCTAAAGAGTATTATCAACAAGCAGAGAGTGGAATTAAATCCCTGAATCCTGATGGAAGATGGCCTGTTTGGTCTGCTTTAATGTTATATCAGGGAATTCTCGATGTTATTGCCAAAAATAATTACGATGTGTTTAACCGTCGAGCTTTTGTGCCTACTCCTAATAAGATAATATATCTTCCTGTTGCATGGTTAAGAGCTCAAGCACTTTGA